AAGCGAGCGTCGGAGACGTGACGGTCTGCGTCAGGATGCGGAAGCCCTCGCCCGAGAGCGCGGAGTGGATCTTGACGCGCTGGGCGAGCTCGTCCGTGAAGTTCGTCCAGGTGCGGATCTGGCCGAGGCGCGTGATCGTCTGGGAGCGGTCCGGGTCGTAAAGAGAGAGGACGAGCGCCTGCGCGTACGCGTCCGTCGCGCCGAGGCTCGCCGGGTGGTCCGGATTGCCTTCGACCTTCGTCGGGCGGCCCGTGTGGCTCTCCACGAGGAGGCCCGTCGCGTAGCCGCCGAGCGTCGCGGAGGTCGCGAAGAAGAGAGGACGGCCCGGGACGACCTCCTCGGGCTGCTTCACGTAGGGGACGATGCCCTCGCGGGGCTGCTTGACGCAGGCCGAGAGGCCGGCGAGGGAGAGCGAGGCGGCGGAGAGCTCGAGGAAGCGGCGCCGGGAGACGCCCTCGTCCCACTCGGAGGCGTGCTGCGGGAACTCGCGGCCGAGCATCTCGGCGAATTCGGGCGTCCCGGAATACTCCTCGAGGCTGCGCCAGTAGGCGCGGCCCTTCTCGGCGGAGAGACGTTCCCGGAGGTCGGGGGTGTGCGTGTGGTCGGTCATCGGTGGCACGTGCTGCAGTTCGTGAGCGCGTAGGCGGAGCGGATGCCGTACTCCTTCTTGAGGGCGGCCCCGAGGGCGGCCTGGTCGTTGGCCTTCCACGTGAGGTCGAAAATCTTGTCCTTCGGGCGGAGGTTCTTCTCCGGGTTGCGGTGGCATTCGAGACACCACTCCATCTGGAGCGAGGGATGCTGGTACGTCAGGCGCATCTTGTCCACGCGGCCGTGGCACGAGACGCAGCCGATGCCCTTGTTCACGTGGATCGAGTGGTCGAAGTAGACGAAGTCCGGGAGGTCGTAGACCTTCGCCCAGTTCAGCGGCCGGCCCGTCCGGTAGCTCTCGCGCACCGACGCGAGCATCGGGCTGTCGTTCCAGACGAGCTTGTGGCAGTTCATGCACGTCGCGGTCGGCGGGATGCCGGCCGAAGCGCTCTTCTCGACGGACGTGTGGCAGTAGCGGCAGTCGATCCCGAGGCCGGCCACGTGGTGCTCGTGGCCGAAGGGGATCGGCTGCTTGATCGTCACGCCCTGGTTCGTGTTGTAGGCGGAACGGTTCAGGACCGACGCGGCCCAGGCGACGCCGGCAAGGACGAACACCGCTCCCCAGATGGAGAGCCGCGCGATTGCATTCGTGGATCGATTGAAGATCTGCGGCATGACTCTGTGTTTCTTTTTGCCGGGCCCCGCCGGCCGGGAAGGCCGGGAATTTACCAGATCGCGCCTGAGAGTGAGTTGCCGTACCCCGTCGACGGGCGCGCCTAGAATCAATCGTGCCGTCGTCTCCGACACGCGCGCGTCTCGCGGCCCCGTTCGCCGTTTTCGCGCTCGTCTTCGCATTGCGCGGGGCCGCGCTCGCCTCGCTCCTCGCGACGCCGCTCTCCTCGTGGCACCTCTGGACGGAGACGGACGAACACGCCTACGTCGAATGGTCGGCGCGCCTCGCGGCCGGGAACTGGGCCGACGTGCCGGCCTACCGCGCGTACTTCAACTGGCAGAGGGAGTACGGTCCGCCGGAAACCTGGGAGCGCTGGTACCAGAAGAACGCCTACTACGCCGGGCCGCTCTACCCCTACGGCCTCGCGGTGCTCCGAAAGCTCTTCGGATCGCCGTTTTTGCCCGCGCGGCTGCTTCAGCTGCTGCTCGCGTGTCTCGCTTCGGCTGCCCTTGCTGCGGCGGTCCAGAGACTCGGAGAAGATTTTCTCAGAAGGGGTAAGAGGGGAGAAGAGCCGGGTGACGGCGGCCCTTCGCGTGCGGCCGGTTGGTGCGCGGTGGGGGCGGGGGTCCTCTACGGCGCCTACGGACCCCTCGTCTTCCACGACTTCTTCCTCTACCGCGACGGCCCCGTCGCGCACCTGTCCACGCTGCTCGTCGCGCTGCCGATGTTCCTCGG
The window above is part of the Acidobacteriota bacterium genome. Proteins encoded here:
- a CDS encoding cytochrome c3 family protein, translated to MPQIFNRSTNAIARLSIWGAVFVLAGVAWAASVLNRSAYNTNQGVTIKQPIPFGHEHHVAGLGIDCRYCHTSVEKSASAGIPPTATCMNCHKLVWNDSPMLASVRESYRTGRPLNWAKVYDLPDFVYFDHSIHVNKGIGCVSCHGRVDKMRLTYQHPSLQMEWCLECHRNPEKNLRPKDKIFDLTWKANDQAALGAALKKEYGIRSAYALTNCSTCHR